The following nucleotide sequence is from Pandoraea thiooxydans.
AAAAGCTACGTACCGGTCGGCACGCTTAAACAAGCGCTGGCGTATCCGGCTGACGAGGCCGATGTGACCGACGAAGCGGCTTGTCGCGCGTTGACCGACTGCGGGCTAGTCAAGTATCGCGGTTGCTTGCACGAGGTCGATCGGTGGGGAAGCCGCCTTTCTGGGGGCGAACAGCAACGCCTGGCTTTCGCTCGGATTTTCCTCAGGCGTCCAACGCATATCTTTTTGGATGAATCGACCAGCGCGCTCGACGATGTCTCCGAGAGGCGGCTTTATTCGCACCTGATTGAGACGTTACCCGAGAGCACATTGGTGAGTGTGGCTCATCGCAAGGAAGTCGAGGAATTTCATACTCAGTTTGTTGACCTGTCAGCGGCGACGGTACATCCGATGGGCACTGAGTCAACTGCCGCAGGCGATCAACACGGACAGATAGCATGGCAAAGATTGTCGGCAACATAAACGATTGGAAAGGCGAATTGGAACGAACGATTGAACTCACGCTTTCCTGCGCAAAAAGGGCGGGAGCTCATTCAGCAATCGCACGCTTAAATGACTCCGACGAAATCTCCGTCAGTGTTCGGGCGGGCGAACCGACGGAGCAGACGATGCGTCGCACAAGCCATCTGCAACTAACGTTGTACGGGGCAAACCGACAGGCAAGCGTTTCATCGTCGGATTTTTCGCCCAAGGCAATTGAGGCGCTGGTCGATCGCGGCATGAAGATCGTGGATATTGCGGCAGAAGATCCGTATGTCGGACTTCCGGACAGCACGGACTACGCCACGGAGATTGTCGACCTTGATCTGGATCACCCTTGGTCACTAAGCATTCAGGACGCAACCGATGTGGCGCGCCGCGCGGAGGACGAGGCGTTGTCGACGAGTCCCTATGTCTTGCAAACCGAAGGAGCAACACTGAGCTCGCATCGGTTACGTCAATGTTTGGCGACCAGTGATGGATTCCTGCAAACTCAAGCGTCTACGTCCCACTTTATTTCTTGCACGCCAATCGCAATCAAGGATGGTTGCAAGGAAATTGATCGCTGGTGGAGCGTTATGGTGCACCCGGAGGATCTGATGTCACCCCAGGACATTGGAAGAATTGCGGCTGATCGAGCAGTGAGTCGACTTGGCGCTCGCAAGATTTCCACGCGATCATGTCCAGTCTTGTTTGAGCCCTTGGCTGCAGCGGCTCTGGTAAGGGACTTCGTTGCGGCGACGACGGCTCGCCCTCTCTATACGAACGCCTCATATCTGGCGGGCGCCCTGGATTCACAGTGCTTTGCACCGCACGTCAGCGTAACTGATGACCCGTTTGTGCGACGCGGGCAAGGGAGTCGGTCTTATGATGATATCGGCATTGCCTTGCGTCGCCGCTCAATAGTTGAGAACGGTTTTCTGCGCGGATATTTTCTCGGCCTCTATGGAGCGCGGCGACTCGGTCTGCCGGTCTCTGAGCATGGCAGCGGGCCGACCAATTTGACTGTGTCAAGCGCTTTGACGCGCGACGAAGACGACTTTGATCGCATGCTGTGGCATCTGGGGACAGGGCTCGTGGTGAGTGGGCTGACGGGGCAGGGCGTCAATCTGATGACCGGCGACTTTTCTCGGGCTGCTCACGGTTTCTGGGTCGAGAATGGCGTGATCCAATATCCGGTTGCCGGAATTACCGTCGCCTCGAATCTGCAGCGGATGTTCAAGGCGCTGCAAGCTATTGGGCGCGACACCTTGACACAGCAAGGGGTGACCACAGGGTCTTGGCTGGTCGACGACATGCGAATCGGTGGTGTGTAAAATATAATTAGGATATCAAAATGCATAAATATGCTTCACCAATTCCCATGGTTCTTGGCGGTACGACGGCAGACGCCTACGGTTCGGCGAGCGATGCGCTTCTTTCCCGCAATGGATTGGGCGAGGATAATCTGATTTCCAATGCTTCCCTTGCCCTGGGCAAGGGGGGCGACTACGCGGATATTTACCTGAAGTCGTCCATGGTCGAAAGCTGGGCGATAGAAAGCGGAGAAGTCAAGCGAGGCAGCTTCGGTATCGATCAAGGATTCGGTGTGCGAGCGGTGAGGGGGGAGCAA
It contains:
- a CDS encoding TldD/PmbA family protein — protein: MAKIVGNINDWKGELERTIELTLSCAKRAGAHSAIARLNDSDEISVSVRAGEPTEQTMRRTSHLQLTLYGANRQASVSSSDFSPKAIEALVDRGMKIVDIAAEDPYVGLPDSTDYATEIVDLDLDHPWSLSIQDATDVARRAEDEALSTSPYVLQTEGATLSSHRLRQCLATSDGFLQTQASTSHFISCTPIAIKDGCKEIDRWWSVMVHPEDLMSPQDIGRIAADRAVSRLGARKISTRSCPVLFEPLAAAALVRDFVAATTARPLYTNASYLAGALDSQCFAPHVSVTDDPFVRRGQGSRSYDDIGIALRRRSIVENGFLRGYFLGLYGARRLGLPVSEHGSGPTNLTVSSALTRDEDDFDRMLWHLGTGLVVSGLTGQGVNLMTGDFSRAAHGFWVENGVIQYPVAGITVASNLQRMFKALQAIGRDTLTQQGVTTGSWLVDDMRIGGV